Below is a genomic region from Telmatobacter sp. DSM 110680.
GAAGAGCAACGTCATTGTCTTGCGGTCGAGCAGCGACACATAGGCAATGGGCGCGTTGAAGAGTCCACGTACTTGTTCGCCGACAAGCTGGATCAGCCGGTCCTCGTCCAGTTGAGTCGCGAGGGCCTGGGTAATGTGGTTGATCGTGACTAGCTCTGCCGCGCGTTCGCGGACCTCGCGCTCACGCTGATTGATCAGGAGGTAGGCGTTCGCATTGTCCAGGGCAATGGTTGTGTAGGCTGCCAGATTTTCAAGCAGGCTGAGATGCTGCTCGGTGTAGGCATGCTTCTTGAAACTCTGCACGCTCAGGACGCCGAGGATGCGCTCCTGTGCAATCAGCGGCAGGTAGATCATCGATGCCGGTGGTTGAGCGATGCTGCCATCTTCGAGTTCCCTGCTCCCGTGCTCGTATGTGGGAATGTACTTTGAGTACTCCGCCTCTACATCGTTGATCAGGATTGGTTGGCGGTGGTCGATGCACCATACGGCAAATTGGCTCTTATCTTCAGCGGAACGCGTGTAAGGGGCGTAGCGCTTTCCATTCTCAATGGCCAGCGTGTATTCAATGAGTTTTTGTTCCGGTCGATAGAGACCGACACCAAAGATACTTGCATCGACGATCTGGTTTACCCGCTCATATAGCTTGAATAGAATGACATTGAGATCGAGCGAGGCCGTGATTTCCTTGCCGATTTCGCTGAGTAGTTCGATGCTATCTTTTTGCGCAGCAATCTCGGCGGCCTGGGCGCGAATCTCCTGAGTGCGTTCATTGACCGTCGCCTCGAGAGCTTTCGCCTGGGCCTCAAGGGCCTCAGTCTTGCGAAGAGATTTTCTGCGCTCGTATACGCTGATCAGGCGCCAGCCCGCAATGGCGAGGATTATGAACAGGAGGAAATAAATGACATTGGCAACGGTAGTGCGATACCAAGGTGGCTGAATGCTAAAAGCAAACGTACCCTCAGGGCTGATCCGGCCGTCAGCGTCTTTTGAGCGAACACGGAAGCGATAATTCCCGGGACCCAGCCCGCTGTAGTTCGCTTCTTTTTCCTTTTCCCAAACCGACCAATCACGGTCGGCGCCCTCCAGCAGATATTGATAAGTGATTACGCCCGCGTCTCTAAAGCTCGTCGAAGCATACTGGAAGCGCACCGCATCGCTGCCGGGAGGCAGTCGAAGCTCTGCCGCACCCGGTACGGTTGTGCCGCCGTACACGACGTTCGATCCCGCGTTCACCTGCCGAACAAGGGGCGCAGGTTGATCGACCATTGCTGTCTGGAGACGAGGATTGAAGCGAACTAATTCCTCTCCTGCACCCCATACACTGCCGTCCGGATCAACGAATGCTGGAAATAGTTTGAATCGCGTGAGGGGACGGTAGGTATTCTCATCCAGATGCACACTTCCATCGGCATTTTGGAAAATGCGGGCGATCCGTCGACCCTCTGCAGAAGTAGTTTCTGTCCAGATACTTCCGTCCTCGAGCTTAAAGAGGAGCGGGCTGGCGTCGCGAGCGTCGATGGGCAGCAGCAGCTGGTTGTCCACAATAAATTTATGACTTGGAGAATCCCAGCGATAGATATTCTTAACGCGATCGATGAGTGCGTAAACGTTGCCGAGAACAACGCTGACACTTGTTACCCCGTTGGGAACTCCTTCTGCGCCGGACATAACCTCGGCCTTTGAATCCCGCAATCCCGAGGGTGCAACGGTAACGCGAAGCAGCTTGCCTTTTGCTCCCCCAACCCACAGAATTCCGCTCGCCTCTTCAGCCAAGGTTCGAGCTTCGAAAACGGTGTTCGGCAGTCTCCCTTCGTCGATCCACTGATGACCATCCCAGCGCATTGAACCAACGTCGTCGCCGTGGCCAATGAAGACACGTTCCGGCGTCTTTTCCGATTGCCGCAATGTGTATGTCTGCTCATTCAACGAATGAAGAGAGGGCAACGCGGGGACGAGTTGGTTACCCACTACTTTCATAACTCCTTCGCTCGTCGAAGCTAGAAGCTGATCATGTGCAGTTCCCGAAGGGTCCTTGAATACAAGAAGATTGAAGCCCTGCGTTGCACCTCCAATTGAGGCTAGAGAGGGGCGATTGGTGTGCGGATCAAATACCAGCTTTTGAACCGGAACCGAGCCTCCGCCATTGGCGACATACACAGAACCCTGAAACCGGACTGCATCCAATTGGCCGGTGCGGGCGAAGAAGGAGATGGGAGAAGCGATCTCGACCCGGGAGATGCCTTCGGTAGTGCCAATCCAAAGCGCGCCGTCCCGATCCTCGAATGCGCTTAGAGCGTCGGGGTCAAGCAGGCCATCCGCGACGTCGATGATCTGCCGAAGGCTGCCGTCATGACGCAGAACGACGACACCACCGGTCAGAGTAGTAATGCAGATGCTTCCATCTTTCAAGAATGTCGAAGTGTAGACCTTGTACTTCTTCAGATAGTCGTCCGCCTGGGTGACGAACGGAGTCGATTTTTGCCCGTCGTAAAGCGAGAGCATGCCATCGCGTGCAGACACAAGCATGTGGCCGTCGTCATACGCATTCAAAAACAGCTTGTTCGCATCCCGATAAGCTTCGCCGCCCGGAAGGTTCTTCAGATCGTCGCCAACAATTTCCTGAAGGCCGATTCCATTCTGCGCGGTGTAGAGGTGCCCACGCACAAAAGAGAGAGCTTGAAACCTCGTTCCGTCAGAAGGCCGCCATGCATGCATGCCGTGGCCATCCCAGCGGAAGAGCATCTCGAAAGTACGAAAAAATATTCCTTGTGGCGTAACTACCGTCTGCCATACATCGGTAAAATTGCGGTCTTTCTCCGGGACTTTGTCGAACAACGAGACGTAGTGCAGGGTTCCCGAGGCGTCCGGATCTAGGTAGCCAAATCCTCCATTGCCGCCCAACCAGATCTTGCCGGAGTCATCGATAGCTAGAGACCGTACGATCTCCATGGCGGTGTCAATCTTTCGCCAGGAGACCCCGTCGTACTCCAGCACGTCTCCGCCGGACACGCCGAAGTACATGAGCCCCCGGCGATCCTGAACGATCGTCCACACCTGCCCATAGGCATTGAACTCATCATGTGAATGCGATTCGAGCACCGGCATTCCAACCTCTGTCTTTTGCGGAGCAGAAGAGGAGGTCGGCGCGGTCGAGACAGCTCCCTTCGCGCAGGTGACGGAGACAAATGCCAGAGCCAGACAAACCAGAAAAGGAGTGCGCGGGCGAACGATCAGTCGCGAAGTCAAGGAGCTTTCCAATGTGTGTATACCGATGGGGAGACGTGTTATCCGAAGGGGGAACAGGCCGATATTAATATGACGACGGGGCTAAGTCGAGCAATATCTGCGCGCGATCCCCATTTTGGTTGCAGATTCTGCTGTCAATTTGTTGCATCTTGCTTGCTTGAACGGTGGTGGCGTACTCTGACGGAAACTCGACGAACACTGCTGAGGAAACAGTACGGTTCACTTCTGAATTTGCTGAGAGTGCGTTTCTTCCAAAAATGCCAACTCTGAACTCAAGGGTTGCGGCAGACTAACCAATATTCCGACGCTCATCAATTCCTGACCCGTAACGTCACGATCCGGCATGGTTCCATCCTCAAAATGAACTCGGTAACGCTTGCCCGGTTCCAGACCGGCCAGCACAAACCGATGCTCCGTTTCGTTTGGAATCGATCCTCGAAAGACAAACGCCACACCTCTGCGACGGGCCGGGTCCCAATACTCCATTCCATCCCAGTGCACTCCATCGGGTCTTTCCGAAATATGGTAGAGACGAGCATCGCGTATCAGCGGCCGCAACTTCTCTTTGTAAATCATGAAGGCGTGCCGGGCTGCTGCGTGCTGCTGGGGCGACCAGGCAGTCGTATCGAGCATGATGCTCATCCAACCCATCATTCCGCTGCGCAGCATGTAGAGAAAATTCTCCAGGCGGGGCGTGGTCCATTTTTCTACGTAACTTTCCAGCATGGCCGGTGGCAGGACGTGGCTCGTGTCGTAGAAAGCGCGTCGATTGGAAAGGGGATCATAGGTGTCAGTGATGGAGAAGTAGTCCCCATGTGCCGCCGATCCAAAGTCCACCATGCGACCGCCGTCATTGCAAATCTCGAACAAAAGTCCCGGATGCTCGCGGCGCAAGCGTTCGTAGATGTCGTAATACGCTCGAACCGAGTGATAGCTCACGTCGGTGGAATTTGAGCCCAATGCGAATTCGAAGCCCGAATCGTGATCGATCTTGAGGGTGCTCATATTGGGTGGAGTGTGCGGATGATCTTTTCTGGTGCAGCCTTCTGCGACCAGGTAGCCATCGTGCTCCAACATGTCGAGGTGATAGCTCTCCACAATTCGCTTTACTTCCGCAGCCGCATAGCTATGCGCTGCGGGAACGCCCAGGTCAATGGTCTGTCCCTTGAATTCCTCTGGCTTCCAGTCTGCGCTCACATCATCGATCAGCCAGTCACGCACCTTGGTGTCGCGAACGTTCAAGGCGCCCGGCGTGTTATCCACACCAGCCTGGCTCCAATCAACCCAGATTCCAAACCGCAAGCCCTGCCGGTGGGCTTCATCCGCGATGGCGGCTAGTCCGTGGGGAAATTTTTTCGGGTCAGGATACCAATCACCCACTCCGCGAAACCATCCGGCATCAAGATGAAACATCTCCAGGCCCAGTTCACGCGAGTCCGCAATCATGCGTAGCGCGAGAGGCTCGTCGACCTGCATTCCGCTTCCCCAACTGTTATTTACCATCAGTGGATACTGCGGGTCTTTCCATGTAAGCGGATTTCCAAGAACAGTTCGCACCCAGGGACGCAGTTGATTCCCGGCGTCATCCGGACCACCTATGAACGCGCCGAGAAAGACTGTCGGTGTCTCAAAACTTTCGCCGGGTTGAACTCTCGTCTGAAACGGTCCTAACTCATCATTTAATCCCAGGCGACTCTCAATCTTGTTTCCGACTCGGTTCAGAGTAATTCGGGTGCGTCCACTGAATTCGATGCCGGCATACCATCCTGCTCGAGCTTCGTTGCGGGAATATATAAAGAACGCGGGAATGATCTCGCGCCCTTCTCCGGAGACCGGATGCGCATAGGTCGACGATCGGCCGATCCAACGATAGCCGTCTTCGACTGATTCTTCATGGGTGCCCTGATTCGATGGGGTGTCTGCGCCCTTCTCTACATAGAAATTCCACAAATTGGCGTCCGGCGAGTATTGCCAACTGACGTCGAGGCTGTCGATCAAGGGCAGCCAGATCTCCTTTGTGCCACGATTCTCAACGATGATGCGATGTTCAAAGGGGCCAAACCCAGCGCGAGCATCCCACTGCCAACGCAGACGCAGCCCCACCTCTGCACATTCGTAAACAAATTCCAGATGCCGCGCGCTGACGATCCCAAGTTTGGGTTTTAGCTGCCACCTTACAGGAACTGGAGCGCCATTGATAAATACGTTCGCAGGGAGCGTCTCTTTCTGCTCATTGCGCAAAGCGGGTCTACCGGTTCGCTTAAGACTCGTCAGAATTGGAGCGCTGCGGGTTGCGCTCACTTCAATTTGCGCGTCTGAAGTCCTCAACGTGGCGACAGGATCTGGTGACTGTGCGTATGCGTTGCACGAAAGACACGAACCGCTCACCGCAACCACACATAAGAGGACTCGCCCGGCAACACTGGGAAGCCGCACAAATTCTTTCTCATCCTCAACGACGTGCATAAGAAACTCCCGAATCACGGCTTGAACTCGACGGTTGCACGCGCCCTTCGATAAGGACCTGATCCGGCAGGCGATGCGGCGAAGGTCAAATCTATCGCGCTGTCTTCCAGGGTTTGTGCCACGACACCCTGTACGCTTGCGATGGTCCATCCCGTTTGAAGACCCACG
It encodes:
- a CDS encoding GAF domain-containing protein, which gives rise to MTSRLIVRPRTPFLVCLALAFVSVTCAKGAVSTAPTSSSAPQKTEVGMPVLESHSHDEFNAYGQVWTIVQDRRGLMYFGVSGGDVLEYDGVSWRKIDTAMEIVRSLAIDDSGKIWLGGNGGFGYLDPDASGTLHYVSLFDKVPEKDRNFTDVWQTVVTPQGIFFRTFEMLFRWDGHGMHAWRPSDGTRFQALSFVRGHLYTAQNGIGLQEIVGDDLKNLPGGEAYRDANKLFLNAYDDGHMLVSARDGMLSLYDGQKSTPFVTQADDYLKKYKVYTSTFLKDGSICITTLTGGVVVLRHDGSLRQIIDVADGLLDPDALSAFEDRDGALWIGTTEGISRVEIASPISFFARTGQLDAVRFQGSVYVANGGGSVPVQKLVFDPHTNRPSLASIGGATQGFNLLVFKDPSGTAHDQLLASTSEGVMKVVGNQLVPALPSLHSLNEQTYTLRQSEKTPERVFIGHGDDVGSMRWDGHQWIDEGRLPNTVFEARTLAEEASGILWVGGAKGKLLRVTVAPSGLRDSKAEVMSGAEGVPNGVTSVSVVLGNVYALIDRVKNIYRWDSPSHKFIVDNQLLLPIDARDASPLLFKLEDGSIWTETTSAEGRRIARIFQNADGSVHLDENTYRPLTRFKLFPAFVDPDGSVWGAGEELVRFNPRLQTAMVDQPAPLVRQVNAGSNVVYGGTTVPGAAELRLPPGSDAVRFQYASTSFRDAGVITYQYLLEGADRDWSVWEKEKEANYSGLGPGNYRFRVRSKDADGRISPEGTFAFSIQPPWYRTTVANVIYFLLFIILAIAGWRLISVYERRKSLRKTEALEAQAKALEATVNERTQEIRAQAAEIAAQKDSIELLSEIGKEITASLDLNVILFKLYERVNQIVDASIFGVGLYRPEQKLIEYTLAIENGKRYAPYTRSAEDKSQFAVWCIDHRQPILINDVEAEYSKYIPTYEHGSRELEDGSIAQPPASMIYLPLIAQERILGVLSVQSFKKHAYTEQHLSLLENLAAYTTIALDNANAYLLINQREREVRERAAELVTINHITQALATQLDEDRLIQLVGEQVRGLFNAPIAYVSLLDRKTMTLLFPYSFGEDAAQPRPYGTGITSQIIRTGQPLLINEDMDRNRAKLGIEQIGRHSASYLGVPIPSGGQTIGVISVQSTDEEGSFTEADQRLLSTIASAVGVSIHNAKLFEEASQARAVAEEADAAKSSFLSTVSHELRTPLTSVLGFAKIIRRRLEERLFPLIPSDGLKVEQTKRQVIENLDVVVSEGERLTKLIDDVLDLAKIEAGKFTWNMANVSISDVLERATAATSSLFEAKKLRLVREIEPELPSCTGDQDRLIQVVINLISNAVKFTDAGSVTCSAHRHGDELIVSVKDSGIGIAAGDQPKVFEKFKQVGDTLTDKPKGTGLGLPICKEIVEYHGGRIWVESEPGHGSTFSFSLPILTTAAAIDAIPRRRSVDIESLVRQLRDRVATHQPHDKSVLVVDDDPNIRSLLQQELTEAGYTVRLAEDGRKALALIREETPGLVILDVMMPEMNGFDVAAVLKNDPITMDIPIIILSIVEDKERGFRLGVDRYLTKPIDTASLFHEVDALLDQGKSKKKVMVVDEDTSTIRTITDVLEARGYQVVESNGSELVSRAVLAKPDIIILNSLLSSDEAVRALRFEKGMENVLFLIYQ
- a CDS encoding alpha-galactosidase; its protein translation is MHVVEDEKEFVRLPSVAGRVLLCVVAVSGSCLSCNAYAQSPDPVATLRTSDAQIEVSATRSAPILTSLKRTGRPALRNEQKETLPANVFINGAPVPVRWQLKPKLGIVSARHLEFVYECAEVGLRLRWQWDARAGFGPFEHRIIVENRGTKEIWLPLIDSLDVSWQYSPDANLWNFYVEKGADTPSNQGTHEESVEDGYRWIGRSSTYAHPVSGEGREIIPAFFIYSRNEARAGWYAGIEFSGRTRITLNRVGNKIESRLGLNDELGPFQTRVQPGESFETPTVFLGAFIGGPDDAGNQLRPWVRTVLGNPLTWKDPQYPLMVNNSWGSGMQVDEPLALRMIADSRELGLEMFHLDAGWFRGVGDWYPDPKKFPHGLAAIADEAHRQGLRFGIWVDWSQAGVDNTPGALNVRDTKVRDWLIDDVSADWKPEEFKGQTIDLGVPAAHSYAAAEVKRIVESYHLDMLEHDGYLVAEGCTRKDHPHTPPNMSTLKIDHDSGFEFALGSNSTDVSYHSVRAYYDIYERLRREHPGLLFEICNDGGRMVDFGSAAHGDYFSITDTYDPLSNRRAFYDTSHVLPPAMLESYVEKWTTPRLENFLYMLRSGMMGWMSIMLDTTAWSPQQHAAARHAFMIYKEKLRPLIRDARLYHISERPDGVHWDGMEYWDPARRRGVAFVFRGSIPNETEHRFVLAGLEPGKRYRVHFEDGTMPDRDVTGQELMSVGILVSLPQPLSSELAFLEETHSQQIQK